A window of Micrococcus endophyticus contains these coding sequences:
- a CDS encoding NAD-dependent epimerase/dehydratase family protein produces MTKYLITGGAGFIGQYVARALTRRGDEVVALDTLEQQVHADPQGAAARFPGDVLRRDVSDPASWADLPEVRGVIHLAAETGTAQSMYEQDRYRRVNVEGTRLAAEFAASRGVPLVFLSSRAVYGEGLVATSPMASSDGRDYGPDGLFVPSGEDQPHAPLSVYGETKSEAEEIARTALADGRLTILRPQNVVGLGQALHNPYTGVLAAFLARLKAGLPLTVYGDGTATRDFVHVSDVAAAIVWALEAPRRGEPVIANVGTGARMDLDELAETARAAGRGAAVEITHVEVHRAGDIDHACADMTHAWSLGMPRPRLTSQEAVADFISHSWDLEAADPRLWDRALEELTERGLTES; encoded by the coding sequence ATGACGAAGTACCTCATCACCGGTGGGGCGGGTTTCATCGGTCAGTACGTGGCTCGGGCGCTGACGCGACGCGGCGACGAGGTGGTCGCGCTTGACACACTCGAACAGCAGGTGCACGCCGATCCTCAAGGGGCGGCCGCGCGGTTCCCCGGGGACGTCCTGCGCCGCGACGTGAGCGATCCGGCGTCCTGGGCAGATCTGCCGGAGGTCAGAGGTGTCATCCACCTGGCGGCGGAGACAGGGACGGCTCAGTCGATGTACGAGCAGGACCGCTACCGACGGGTCAATGTGGAGGGGACGCGGCTCGCAGCCGAGTTCGCCGCTTCGCGAGGAGTTCCTCTCGTGTTCTTGAGCTCTCGCGCCGTGTACGGCGAGGGCCTCGTGGCCACGTCGCCGATGGCGTCCTCGGACGGCAGGGATTACGGCCCGGACGGGCTGTTCGTGCCCTCGGGCGAAGACCAGCCGCACGCGCCCCTCTCCGTGTACGGGGAAACCAAGTCCGAGGCCGAGGAGATTGCCCGCACCGCCCTCGCGGACGGCCGCCTCACCATTCTGCGCCCGCAGAACGTCGTCGGTTTGGGGCAGGCGCTCCACAACCCCTACACGGGTGTGCTGGCGGCGTTCCTAGCCCGCCTCAAGGCGGGGCTGCCGCTCACCGTCTACGGGGACGGCACGGCGACGCGGGACTTCGTGCATGTGTCGGACGTCGCCGCGGCCATCGTCTGGGCGCTAGAAGCCCCCCGCCGCGGAGAGCCCGTGATCGCCAACGTCGGCACAGGGGCCCGTATGGATCTGGACGAGCTGGCCGAGACCGCGCGAGCTGCGGGCCGCGGTGCAGCGGTCGAGATCACTCATGTGGAGGTCCACCGGGCAGGTGACATCGACCATGCATGCGCGGACATGACGCACGCGTGGAGCCTGGGCATGCCGCGCCCACGCCTGACCTCCCAGGAGGCTGTCGCGGACTTCATCTCCCATTCATGGGACTTGGAGGCCGCTGATCCGCGGCTGTGGGACCGTGCACTGGAAGAGCTGACCGAGCGCGGGCTCACGGAGAGTTGA
- a CDS encoding acyltransferase: protein MVTDDVHIGNGGHDPSAGMAITPGAPIVIGDDVFVGQGATILGGVTVGAGAVVGARSVVTKDVPAGAVVAGVPARILKNGVDHTPANREEQQS from the coding sequence ATGGTGACAGACGACGTTCACATTGGGAACGGAGGACACGACCCGTCGGCAGGGATGGCGATCACGCCTGGCGCACCGATCGTGATCGGTGATGACGTCTTCGTCGGCCAGGGCGCCACGATTCTTGGGGGAGTCACAGTGGGAGCAGGCGCTGTGGTCGGAGCGAGGTCCGTCGTCACGAAGGATGTCCCTGCCGGAGCGGTCGTCGCGGGTGTCCCTGCGAGGATTCTCAAGAACGGTGTCGACCACACCCCAGCGAACAGAGAAGAGCAGCAGTCATGA